In Streptomyces sp. NBC_01439, the following are encoded in one genomic region:
- a CDS encoding TIGR02679 family protein, which yields MPVDSVRLRRLLGDPGLSWLVDRVRRRLEREQSLTGPISLSVPTQAQRAAAERLLGRSPGSGRSLTVRLDDVDAVLRRSGVSPAGLAAAVTALTGPVVALDSAKVADARAWHEAYAPLDALADEIPALAPWTVRMRGDGLLRRLVGTPAAAHSLLGEVVTVLRALPADPPVSLPAFAARVLGAAHALDDDTPRATVTLAGIRALTGFPDGAGAEWRREAWASAGLLRDELSSTVLTLNLRGTPALDWAADAGEPSVLTLRQLIRNPLASSTPSVRICENPTVLAAAADVHGADSAPLVCLQGQPSVAAVTLLRHLHQGGTALHYHGDFDWGGLRIASGLLRRVPWLPWRYTTADYRAAALTHPGGSPLTGRPAEAPWAPGLSGALEELGVRIEEETVLDVLLSDLAR from the coding sequence GTGCCCGTCGACAGTGTCCGCCTGCGTCGCCTTTTGGGCGACCCAGGCCTGAGCTGGCTGGTCGACCGGGTACGCCGGCGCCTGGAGCGCGAGCAGTCACTCACGGGACCGATTTCCCTCAGTGTCCCGACCCAGGCGCAGCGGGCAGCGGCCGAACGGCTGCTCGGCCGCTCTCCGGGCAGCGGCCGATCCCTGACCGTCCGGCTCGACGACGTGGACGCCGTGCTGCGCCGTTCCGGCGTGAGCCCGGCTGGACTTGCTGCTGCTGTCACGGCCCTCACCGGGCCGGTCGTTGCGCTCGACAGCGCGAAGGTAGCCGATGCCCGGGCCTGGCACGAGGCGTACGCCCCTCTGGACGCCCTGGCGGACGAGATCCCGGCCCTCGCCCCGTGGACCGTTCGTATGCGCGGTGACGGTCTGTTGCGACGTCTCGTGGGCACACCTGCCGCCGCGCACAGCCTCCTCGGCGAGGTCGTCACCGTCCTGCGTGCCCTCCCCGCCGACCCGCCCGTCTCGCTCCCCGCCTTCGCGGCCCGGGTCCTGGGCGCTGCCCACGCTCTTGACGACGACACCCCCCGGGCAACCGTCACCCTGGCCGGAATACGAGCGCTGACCGGCTTCCCCGATGGCGCGGGCGCCGAATGGCGCCGGGAGGCCTGGGCATCCGCCGGGCTGCTGCGAGACGAGCTGTCCTCGACCGTCCTCACCCTGAACCTGCGCGGCACTCCCGCCCTGGACTGGGCGGCTGACGCGGGCGAGCCATCTGTCCTGACCCTGCGGCAGCTCATCCGCAACCCTCTTGCCAGCTCAACCCCGTCGGTCCGGATCTGCGAGAACCCGACCGTGCTCGCGGCGGCGGCCGACGTCCACGGTGCCGACTCCGCCCCGTTGGTCTGCCTCCAGGGACAGCCTTCGGTAGCGGCCGTCACCCTCTTGCGGCACCTGCACCAAGGCGGAACCGCGCTGCACTATCACGGAGACTTCGACTGGGGAGGCTTGCGCATCGCATCCGGACTGCTGCGCCGAGTCCCGTGGCTGCCCTGGCGCTATACGACGGCCGACTACCGGGCCGCGGCACTCACCCACCCGGGCGGATCGCCCCTCACCGGGCGACCGGCCGAAGCTCCCTGGGCACCGGGGTTGTCCGGTGCGCTCGAGGAACTGGGCGTCCGCATCGAGGAGGAGACCGTACTCGACGTACTGCTGTCCGACCTGGCTCGATGA
- a CDS encoding TIGR02677 family protein, whose product MSVTTTGPEPRPDGYSPFAHLTVQNTSLYRQVMRAFVVAKERFAVHLRPEDVHAALPAEARHGELDAVVKALDSLVGWGNLRADPDTARVTAVEDFYRKRFIYQLTRAGEAAEEALGVYDEALGRRGALQAVALHDIVTQLRALLVLAAEERPDQAKTHLALDALASRFAALADNARAFMGSLQRTIDLHDVEEEVFLAYKDRLIQYLERFIQDLITLGGRIARLILELEEGGSIGPLLRAAAAREAADASPEEVEHAEKEAYERWAGRWAGLAAWFISRDGRESQARLLRGRALGAIPQLLAVVRALNERRAGRSDRSADFRTLARWFAEAPDDDARHQLWRTAFGLYPARHLTVDAETLATRAARPVPASTPWAEAEPLRISPQLRRTGSYERRGKPRKVEDREERRRGLAEVAAKQAAETAAARARLVTDGITRLSGIGELDPASFGLFLQLLGDALATWRPGMRHTVATSNDGSMGIRLTALADGGTAEIRTPGGVFSGPDHLIEIIDLTDGAGDR is encoded by the coding sequence ATGAGCGTCACGACCACCGGCCCCGAACCTCGCCCCGACGGCTACAGCCCCTTTGCCCACCTCACCGTGCAGAACACGAGCCTCTACCGGCAGGTGATGCGGGCGTTCGTCGTCGCCAAGGAGCGGTTCGCCGTCCATCTGCGTCCGGAGGACGTGCACGCCGCCCTGCCGGCCGAGGCGCGGCATGGCGAGCTCGACGCCGTGGTGAAGGCGCTGGACAGCCTCGTCGGTTGGGGGAATCTGCGCGCCGATCCCGATACCGCGCGGGTCACCGCCGTCGAGGATTTCTACCGCAAGCGGTTCATCTATCAGCTCACCCGGGCCGGGGAAGCGGCCGAAGAGGCGCTGGGCGTCTACGACGAGGCGCTCGGGCGGCGCGGGGCGCTGCAGGCCGTCGCCCTGCACGACATCGTGACCCAGTTGCGGGCCCTGCTCGTGCTGGCGGCCGAGGAGCGGCCGGATCAGGCCAAAACGCATCTGGCGCTTGACGCGCTGGCCAGCCGGTTTGCCGCGCTCGCCGACAACGCCCGCGCCTTCATGGGGTCCTTGCAGCGGACCATCGACCTCCACGATGTGGAAGAGGAGGTCTTCCTTGCCTACAAGGACCGGCTCATCCAGTACCTGGAGCGGTTCATCCAGGACCTGATCACCCTCGGTGGGCGCATCGCCCGCCTGATCCTGGAGTTGGAGGAAGGGGGGAGTATCGGGCCGCTGCTGCGGGCCGCCGCGGCCCGTGAGGCGGCCGATGCCTCGCCGGAGGAGGTCGAGCACGCGGAGAAGGAGGCGTACGAACGGTGGGCTGGGCGCTGGGCCGGCCTCGCGGCCTGGTTCATCAGCCGGGACGGGCGTGAGTCGCAGGCCCGGCTGCTGCGTGGCCGGGCGCTCGGGGCGATTCCGCAGTTGCTGGCCGTCGTACGGGCGCTGAACGAGCGCAGGGCCGGGCGCTCCGACCGGTCCGCCGACTTCCGTACCCTCGCCCGCTGGTTCGCCGAGGCCCCCGACGACGACGCCCGCCATCAGCTGTGGCGCACCGCCTTCGGGCTGTACCCCGCCCGCCACCTCACCGTCGACGCCGAGACGCTGGCCACCCGTGCGGCGCGGCCCGTGCCCGCATCCACGCCGTGGGCCGAAGCCGAGCCGCTGCGGATCAGCCCCCAGCTGCGCCGCACCGGCAGCTACGAGCGCCGCGGCAAACCCCGCAAGGTCGAGGACCGGGAGGAGCGGCGCCGCGGACTCGCCGAGGTGGCCGCCAAGCAGGCCGCCGAAACCGCGGCGGCGCGCGCCCGGCTCGTCACCGACGGAATCACCCGGCTCTCCGGAATCGGTGAACTCGATCCCGCCTCCTTCGGGCTGTTCCTCCAACTGCTCGGCGACGCGCTGGCCACCTGGAGGCCCGGTATGCGCCACACCGTTGCCACCAGCAACGACGGCTCCATGGGGATCCGGCTCACCGCGCTGGCCGACGGCGGCACGGCGGAGATCCGAACGCCGGGCGGCGTCTTCAGCGGTCCCGACCACCTCATCGAGATCATCGACCTGACGGACGGAGCCGGCGACCGATGA
- a CDS encoding TIGR02678 family protein, translating into MTSTPLAEVLDGQHAADFRKAARALVKQPLLLAHGRYADEFRLVRRHASELREWFDRNTGWSLQTDAEAARLRKIPGVLSDPTHPAREATRAASPFTRRRYVLLCLALAALERGEAQIALGRLADQVVLDAADPHLVRVGIQFTLDRRDERLDLAAVVRLLLGLGVLRRVAGDEDAYVSGAGDVLYDVERRVLAGLLAARRGPSTVHAQALGDRLAELVAETALDSDELRFRAMRRSLTRRLLDDPVLYYDELTDAELGYLTRQRGFLTARITELTGLVPEVRAEGIAMVDPDDDLTDVRMPEQGTHGHVTLLLAEHLAAAGGPVATEQLAVRVRELAAEHGGFWAKSAREPGMEADLVEQAVARLAALGLVSRTAHGVAPRPALARYAVGETVVLEPGTARMPAQRKARKP; encoded by the coding sequence ATGACGAGTACTCCGCTCGCCGAGGTGCTCGACGGCCAACACGCAGCCGACTTCCGCAAGGCTGCTCGTGCCCTGGTCAAGCAGCCTCTCTTGCTGGCTCATGGCCGGTACGCCGACGAGTTCCGTCTCGTCCGGCGACACGCCTCCGAACTGCGTGAGTGGTTCGACCGCAATACCGGATGGTCGCTCCAGACGGATGCCGAGGCCGCCCGCCTGCGGAAGATACCGGGAGTCCTCAGCGACCCGACGCACCCCGCGCGCGAGGCGACCCGCGCGGCCTCCCCGTTCACGCGGCGGCGCTACGTCCTTCTCTGTCTCGCCCTCGCCGCCCTCGAACGCGGCGAGGCCCAGATCGCGCTCGGCCGCCTCGCCGACCAGGTCGTGCTCGACGCCGCGGACCCCCACCTCGTTCGAGTGGGCATCCAGTTCACCCTGGACCGCCGGGACGAGCGCCTCGACCTCGCCGCCGTCGTACGGCTCCTGCTCGGACTCGGCGTGCTGCGGCGCGTGGCCGGCGACGAGGACGCGTACGTCAGCGGAGCGGGCGACGTCCTGTACGACGTGGAACGGCGCGTGCTGGCCGGGCTGCTCGCCGCGCGCCGCGGGCCCTCCACCGTGCACGCGCAGGCTCTCGGGGACCGGTTGGCCGAACTCGTGGCCGAGACCGCGCTGGACAGCGACGAACTGCGCTTCCGCGCGATGCGACGGTCACTGACCCGCAGGCTGCTGGACGACCCCGTGCTCTATTACGACGAGCTGACCGACGCCGAGCTCGGCTACCTCACCCGCCAGCGAGGCTTCCTCACCGCACGCATCACCGAGCTGACCGGACTGGTCCCCGAGGTGCGCGCCGAGGGCATCGCGATGGTCGACCCCGACGACGACCTCACCGACGTCCGCATGCCCGAACAGGGCACCCACGGTCACGTCACCCTGCTGCTCGCCGAGCACCTGGCCGCGGCGGGCGGTCCCGTCGCCACCGAACAGCTGGCGGTCAGAGTCCGGGAACTCGCCGCCGAACACGGCGGATTCTGGGCCAAGTCCGCACGGGAGCCCGGCATGGAGGCCGACCTCGTGGAACAGGCCGTCGCCCGGCTCGCTGCCCTCGGGCTGGTCTCCCGTACGGCTCACGGTGTGGCCCCACGGCCGGCCCTCGCCCGGTACGCGGTCGGCGAGACCGTCGTACTCGAACCAGGTACCGCACGTATGCCCGCGCAGCGAAAGGCCCGCAAGCCGTGA
- a CDS encoding TIGR02680 family protein, with amino-acid sequence MTRLPTPLRSRWQPMRIGLVDLFHYDVEEFHFKDGRLLLRGNNGTGKSKVLALTLPFLLDGDLSSRRVEPDGDPGKRMEWNLLLGGEHPHSERLGYTWIEFGRLDEASGEQHFRTLLCGLKAVSGRGIARHWYALTTQRVDHGRDAAVAAETSLSLLDATGTALSRDRLAEAIAGYGLVYDQAKTYRRAIDEALFGLGEQRYGALVDLLIQLRQPQLSKRPNEAALSRALTEALPPMDQAVIADVAEAFRSLDEEKEELAAASAAERAATAFLDHYRRYARIATRRRARLPRVEHSRYEHLQRDLAEAQAQQTRAQEDRAAAEERISVLEEAEARLRAQDAALREGPEMRSARELEQAAKAVERAERALGRARDDRDQAAALHTRALGRLGAAENRLRAAGGLAASTLAQAREAAAAARIDLPGDDGPAESELRRMTEEATDRAKRALAHAEDLAEKAERAAEGRRRASVRLDEANADLDQTTAAHGLAEENAVRAGQALLDDVREHARACTELAYPDLTGLLDELQEWTGHLDGPYPARTRAVRAHGETSALLADQAAEAARRAAELAARTARVREELTALEAGGRRGPQPPHTRTPGLRDQLPGAPLWRLVDFREELTDQERAGLEAALEASGLLDAWVLPDGSTLTSEGHDVLLSPNTAPVTGTSLGALLRPAVDAGDARAATVGEATVARLLGTIGAGGEGGAGTWTGSDGSFRVGTLTGRWAKPAAEYVGEGAREAARRARIAVLRGELGLLQQKSDEVGAQADDVAARRRTIDAELSRVPDETPLARAHAQVAAAVDSVRRTRLRGEERAADLLEAAERAEAAATELTGTAAELGLPDDRVGLAEVRRAHDSLAVALAALWPTLRERGEAARQAEEERVEAGQAQERTTELMLRAEEAGREAASADERHTTLRSTVGSAVAELERRLTETAEALRVCDADQRLSRKQHAEADRDASRAEGRIEQLEKGLAGASEARAEAIAGLQRFTATGLIAVAVPEFPVPAADDGPWAATPAIVFARAIESGLSAVDDSDAAWERVQRRLSEELKTLQDTLSRHGHTASARMVEDGMVVDIVFQGRERAVPELAEALGTEVGELTRILSSHEREILETHLITEVAGTLQELIGAAERQVRDMNAELEHRPTSTGMKLRLVWRASRRAPSGLLPARERLRQSADAWTSEDRTAVGEFLQTQIARQQTDDTSGSWLEHLTVALDYRTWHEFGVERHQHGRWVPATGPASGGERVLAVSVPLFAAASSHYASAASPYAPRLVTLDEAFAGVDDDSRAKCLGLLHAFDLDVVMTSEREWACYPQVPGVAIAQLSRIDEVAAVLVTRWEWDGTRRRRGEDPVRPPDAPVGTRVEAVGSEPLWT; translated from the coding sequence GTGACCCGCCTCCCCACCCCCCTGCGCTCCCGTTGGCAACCGATGCGCATCGGCCTCGTCGACCTCTTCCACTACGACGTCGAGGAGTTCCACTTCAAGGACGGTCGCCTGCTCCTGCGGGGTAACAACGGCACCGGCAAGTCCAAGGTGCTCGCCCTGACCCTGCCCTTCCTGCTCGACGGAGACCTCAGCTCACGCCGCGTCGAACCCGACGGCGACCCGGGCAAACGGATGGAGTGGAATCTCCTTCTCGGCGGTGAGCATCCGCACTCCGAGCGGCTCGGCTACACCTGGATCGAGTTCGGCCGCCTGGACGAGGCGAGCGGCGAGCAGCATTTCCGTACGCTGCTCTGCGGACTCAAGGCGGTCAGCGGGCGGGGCATCGCACGCCATTGGTACGCGCTCACCACCCAGCGGGTCGACCACGGCCGGGACGCCGCTGTCGCAGCCGAGACGTCACTCAGCCTGCTCGACGCCACTGGCACAGCGCTGTCCCGGGACCGGCTCGCCGAGGCCATCGCCGGTTACGGCCTGGTCTACGATCAGGCGAAGACCTACCGCAGGGCTATTGACGAGGCACTCTTCGGACTCGGCGAGCAGCGGTACGGCGCACTGGTGGACCTGCTCATCCAGCTGCGCCAGCCGCAGCTGTCCAAGCGCCCCAACGAGGCAGCTCTGTCCCGGGCCCTCACGGAGGCGCTGCCACCCATGGACCAGGCAGTCATCGCCGACGTGGCCGAGGCATTCCGGTCCCTGGACGAGGAGAAGGAGGAACTGGCCGCGGCCTCCGCCGCCGAGCGGGCCGCCACCGCCTTCCTGGACCACTACCGGCGCTACGCACGCATTGCCACCCGGCGGCGCGCGCGTCTCCCGCGCGTCGAGCACTCCCGCTACGAGCACCTGCAGCGCGACCTCGCCGAGGCGCAGGCCCAACAGACACGTGCCCAGGAGGACAGGGCGGCTGCCGAGGAACGGATCTCGGTCCTGGAGGAGGCCGAGGCCCGCCTGCGAGCCCAGGACGCGGCCTTGCGCGAGGGCCCCGAGATGCGCAGCGCCCGGGAGCTGGAGCAAGCGGCCAAGGCGGTGGAACGCGCGGAGCGGGCCCTGGGCCGTGCCCGGGACGACCGGGACCAGGCAGCGGCGCTGCACACCCGGGCCCTCGGGCGGCTCGGGGCCGCCGAGAACCGGCTGCGGGCCGCCGGCGGGCTGGCCGCGAGCACACTCGCTCAAGCACGGGAGGCGGCCGCTGCCGCACGGATCGACCTGCCCGGGGACGACGGGCCGGCGGAGTCCGAACTGCGACGGATGACCGAGGAGGCGACGGACCGGGCCAAGCGCGCGCTCGCCCACGCGGAGGACCTCGCGGAGAAGGCCGAGCGCGCCGCCGAGGGCCGGCGCCGGGCATCCGTCCGCCTCGACGAGGCGAATGCCGATCTCGACCAGACCACCGCGGCGCACGGCCTGGCGGAGGAAAACGCCGTACGGGCCGGGCAGGCCCTGCTGGACGACGTACGGGAACACGCCCGCGCCTGCACCGAGCTGGCCTACCCCGACCTGACCGGGCTGCTCGACGAACTCCAGGAGTGGACGGGGCACCTCGACGGGCCCTACCCGGCCCGCACACGGGCGGTACGGGCCCACGGCGAGACCTCGGCACTGCTGGCCGATCAGGCAGCCGAAGCGGCGCGCCGGGCGGCGGAGCTGGCAGCGCGCACGGCCCGGGTCCGGGAGGAGCTGACCGCTCTGGAGGCGGGCGGCCGACGCGGGCCCCAGCCCCCGCACACCCGCACCCCGGGCCTGCGTGACCAACTGCCCGGCGCACCGCTGTGGCGGCTGGTGGACTTCCGGGAGGAGCTCACGGACCAGGAGCGCGCCGGACTGGAGGCCGCGCTGGAAGCCTCCGGGCTGCTGGACGCGTGGGTGCTTCCCGACGGCTCGACCCTCACCTCAGAGGGGCACGACGTACTCCTCTCGCCGAACACCGCGCCGGTGACCGGAACCTCGCTCGGCGCACTGCTGCGTCCGGCGGTGGACGCGGGCGACGCCCGTGCGGCAACGGTGGGCGAGGCCACGGTGGCACGGCTGCTCGGCACCATCGGTGCGGGAGGAGAGGGCGGAGCCGGCACCTGGACGGGGTCGGACGGGTCCTTCCGTGTCGGCACGCTCACGGGCCGCTGGGCCAAACCCGCTGCCGAGTACGTCGGTGAGGGAGCGCGCGAGGCTGCGCGGAGGGCTCGTATCGCCGTCCTGCGGGGCGAACTCGGACTGCTCCAGCAGAAGTCCGATGAAGTCGGGGCGCAGGCCGATGACGTGGCCGCGCGGCGCCGCACCATCGACGCCGAGCTGTCCCGGGTTCCCGACGAGACCCCCCTCGCCCGGGCGCACGCCCAAGTGGCCGCTGCCGTCGATTCGGTGCGTCGGACCCGCCTACGTGGTGAGGAGCGGGCCGCAGACCTCCTGGAGGCGGCCGAGCGGGCCGAGGCAGCAGCCACCGAACTCACCGGGACCGCCGCTGAACTCGGGCTGCCCGACGACCGGGTCGGACTAGCCGAAGTACGCAGAGCACATGACTCCCTCGCCGTGGCCTTGGCCGCCCTGTGGCCGACCCTGCGCGAACGTGGAGAGGCGGCCCGCCAGGCCGAGGAGGAACGGGTAGAGGCCGGGCAGGCACAAGAGCGGACCACCGAACTCATGCTGCGCGCCGAGGAGGCCGGGCGGGAGGCGGCCTCGGCGGACGAGCGCCACACCACGCTGCGCTCCACCGTCGGCTCCGCCGTCGCCGAACTCGAACGGCGACTCACCGAGACGGCCGAGGCTCTGCGCGTCTGTGACGCGGATCAGCGGCTCAGCCGAAAGCAACACGCCGAGGCGGACCGGGACGCGAGTAGGGCGGAAGGCCGCATCGAGCAGTTGGAAAAGGGCCTCGCGGGCGCGTCCGAGGCGCGCGCGGAGGCGATCGCGGGGCTCCAGCGCTTCACTGCCACCGGCCTGATCGCCGTTGCCGTACCAGAGTTCCCCGTGCCGGCCGCCGACGACGGCCCCTGGGCGGCCACCCCGGCGATCGTGTTCGCCCGCGCGATCGAGTCGGGCCTGTCCGCGGTCGACGACTCGGACGCTGCCTGGGAACGTGTACAGCGCCGACTGAGCGAGGAACTCAAGACCCTGCAGGACACCCTGTCCCGGCACGGACATACCGCCTCCGCCCGGATGGTCGAGGACGGCATGGTCGTCGACATCGTCTTCCAGGGAAGGGAACGCGCCGTACCGGAACTGGCCGAGGCGCTTGGCACCGAGGTCGGCGAACTCACCCGCATCCTTTCGTCCCACGAACGGGAGATCCTCGAAACCCACCTGATCACCGAGGTGGCGGGCACCCTCCAGGAACTCATCGGGGCCGCCGAACGGCAGGTGCGCGACATGAACGCCGAACTGGAGCACCGGCCCACCTCCACCGGCATGAAGCTGCGGCTCGTCTGGCGGGCCTCTCGCAGGGCCCCGTCCGGGCTTCTTCCGGCCCGCGAGCGGTTGCGGCAGTCCGCCGATGCCTGGACTTCGGAGGACCGGACGGCCGTGGGCGAGTTCCTGCAGACTCAGATCGCCAGGCAGCAGACGGACGACACCTCCGGCAGCTGGCTCGAACACCTCACCGTCGCACTCGACTACCGCACCTGGCACGAATTCGGGGTCGAGCGGCACCAGCACGGTCGGTGGGTCCCGGCCACCGGCCCGGCATCGGGCGGTGAGCGGGTCCTTGCGGTGTCCGTGCCGCTGTTCGCCGCGGCCTCCTCGCACTACGCCAGCGCGGCCAGTCCGTACGCGCCGCGCCTGGTCACCCTCGACGAGGCGTTCGCAGGGGTGGACGACGACTCGCGCGCCAAGTGCCTCGGACTGCTCCACGCGTTCGATCTGGACGTGGTGATGACCAGCGAACGCGAGTGGGCCTGCTACCCGCAGGTGCCCGGTGTCGCCATCGCCCAGCTGTCGCGGATCGACGAGGTGGCGGCGGTACTCGTCACCCGCTGGGAATGGGACGGCACGAGGCGGCGGCGCGGCGAGGACCCGGTGCGGCCTCCGGATGCGCCTGTAGGAACGCGGGTGGAGGCGGTCGGATCGGAGCCGTTGTGGACCTGA